Proteins encoded within one genomic window of Desulfovibrio sp. X2:
- a CDS encoding DUF523 and DUF1722 domain-containing protein: MRLRLGVSSCLLGAKVRHDGGHRLDRWIHDTLGAFVDFVPVCPETECGLPVPREAMRLVGDPAAPRLAGSRSGHDFTAQMKDFCARRVAELAGEDLCGFIFKAKSPSSGLHRIKVYDERGIPRETGVGLFARAFQEAFPLLPCEDDGRLHDPGLRENFLERVFTMLRWREMLAEGPGLGELVDFHTRHKMLILAHSQPIYREMGRLVAAGRETPLPDLLHAYQDRLMAALAAKTTPRRQLNVLQHAAGHLKTMLTADEKAELGEVFGHYADEHVPLIVPVTLLNHYVRKYGVEYLARQVYLNPHPIELKLRNHA, translated from the coding sequence ATGCGACTTCGCCTGGGCGTCAGCTCCTGCCTGCTCGGCGCAAAGGTCCGCCACGACGGCGGGCACCGGCTGGACCGCTGGATCCACGACACTCTGGGCGCCTTCGTGGACTTCGTGCCGGTCTGCCCGGAGACGGAATGCGGCCTGCCCGTGCCGCGCGAGGCCATGCGCCTCGTCGGCGACCCGGCCGCCCCGCGGCTCGCGGGCAGCCGCAGCGGCCACGACTTCACCGCGCAGATGAAGGATTTCTGCGCCCGGCGCGTGGCCGAGCTTGCAGGCGAGGACCTCTGCGGCTTCATCTTCAAGGCCAAGAGCCCGTCGAGCGGCCTTCACCGCATCAAGGTCTACGACGAGCGCGGCATCCCCCGGGAGACGGGCGTGGGCCTCTTCGCCCGGGCATTCCAGGAGGCCTTCCCCCTGCTGCCCTGCGAAGACGACGGCAGGCTGCACGACCCGGGGCTGCGCGAGAACTTCCTCGAGCGCGTCTTCACCATGCTGCGCTGGCGCGAGATGCTGGCCGAGGGGCCGGGGCTCGGCGAGCTCGTGGACTTCCACACCCGGCACAAGATGCTCATCCTCGCCCACTCCCAGCCCATCTACCGCGAGATGGGCCGCCTCGTGGCCGCGGGCAGGGAGACGCCCCTGCCCGACCTACTGCACGCCTACCAGGACCGGCTCATGGCCGCGCTCGCGGCCAAGACCACGCCGCGTCGCCAACTGAACGTGCTGCAGCATGCCGCCGGACACCTGAAGACCATGCTCACGGCCGACGAGAAGGCCGAGCTCGGCGAGGTCTTCGGCCACTATGCTGACGAGCACGTGCCGCTCATCGTGCCCGTGACGCTGCTCAACCACTACGTGCGCAAATACGGGGTTGAGTATCTGGCCCGGCAGGTCTATCTCAATCCGCATCCCATCGAGCTCAAGCTGCGCAACCACGCCTGA
- a CDS encoding aldo/keto reductase yields the protein MPDAPEQHPGQSANQPSASAPAALPDAFFGSTGRSVSRLGLGGEGILRTFGEEAGAEAVIDTALAEGVTYFDTAPAYSGSEGYLGRAWARHPGARERVFQTSKSARREQDGAREDLENSLRTLGTDHLDLWQIHDVRTAEDIARIEGPGGALTAFTDAKARGLVRHIGVTGHHDPDVLLHCVTHWPLDSVLLPVNVAEGALPGFLDRVVPAARARGMAVVGMKVFGGGHYIFPQGHVTPELLLRFALSQDVDLVLAGCGMPDHVRIAAKVAREFRPMPPAAQEELLEAFRPHAAQLAFYRGTTA from the coding sequence ATGCCCGACGCCCCCGAACAGCATCCCGGCCAGTCCGCGAACCAGCCCTCGGCTTCCGCTCCCGCCGCCCTGCCCGACGCCTTCTTCGGCTCCACGGGCCGCAGCGTGAGCAGGCTGGGCCTCGGCGGCGAGGGGATCCTGCGCACCTTCGGGGAGGAGGCCGGGGCAGAGGCGGTCATCGACACGGCCCTGGCCGAGGGCGTCACCTATTTCGACACCGCGCCCGCCTACTCGGGCAGCGAGGGCTACCTGGGCCGCGCCTGGGCCAGGCACCCCGGCGCGCGCGAGCGGGTGTTCCAGACCAGCAAGTCCGCCCGCCGCGAGCAGGACGGCGCGCGCGAGGACCTGGAGAACAGCCTGCGCACACTGGGCACGGACCACCTGGACCTGTGGCAGATCCACGACGTGCGCACGGCGGAGGACATCGCCCGCATCGAGGGACCCGGCGGAGCGCTCACGGCGTTCACGGACGCCAAGGCCCGGGGCCTCGTGCGCCACATCGGCGTGACCGGCCATCACGACCCGGACGTGCTGCTGCACTGCGTGACCCATTGGCCCCTGGACAGCGTGCTCCTGCCCGTGAACGTGGCCGAGGGCGCGCTGCCCGGCTTCCTGGACCGCGTGGTCCCGGCGGCCAGGGCCCGTGGCATGGCCGTCGTCGGCATGAAGGTCTTCGGCGGCGGCCACTACATCTTCCCCCAGGGCCACGTCACGCCCGAGCTGCTGCTGCGCTTCGCGCTCTCCCAGGACGTGGACCTCGTGCTCGCGGGCTGCGGCATGCCGGACCACGTGCGCATCGCGGCCAAGGTGGCGCGCGAGTTCCGCCCCATGCCGCCCGCGGCCCAGGAAGAGCTCCTCGAGGCCTTCCGCCCCCACGCCGCGCAGCTGGCCTTCTACCGCGGCACAACGGCCTGA
- a CDS encoding HAD family phosphatase has protein sequence MSIRHVFFDFGGVIAEEGFLNGLKAVAAQEGRDPEAFFWDVREIIIATGYITGHAGEAEFWRRVEKDLHPAVSADDLRREILSRFRVRPLMIDLVRRLRAQKVKVAMLSDQTNWLDELDARDGFFREFDKVFNSYRYGHHKGQREFFDIALAQMGADPATSLFVDDAEGNIAVARDVGLKAIHFTGLQAFARDFAAYFPGLLPLAPDGSGREER, from the coding sequence ATGAGCATACGACACGTCTTTTTCGACTTCGGCGGCGTCATCGCCGAGGAAGGTTTCCTGAACGGCCTGAAGGCCGTGGCCGCCCAGGAGGGGCGCGATCCAGAGGCGTTCTTCTGGGACGTGCGCGAGATCATCATCGCCACGGGCTACATCACCGGCCACGCGGGCGAGGCGGAGTTCTGGCGGCGCGTGGAAAAGGACCTGCACCCGGCCGTCTCCGCGGACGACCTGCGCCGCGAGATCCTCTCCCGCTTCCGCGTCAGGCCGCTGATGATCGACCTCGTGCGCAGGCTCCGCGCCCAGAAGGTCAAGGTCGCCATGCTCTCGGACCAGACCAACTGGCTGGACGAGCTCGACGCGCGCGACGGCTTCTTCCGCGAGTTCGACAAGGTCTTCAACAGCTACCGCTACGGCCACCACAAGGGGCAGCGGGAGTTCTTCGACATCGCCCTCGCACAGATGGGCGCCGACCCCGCGACCTCGCTCTTCGTGGACGACGCCGAGGGCAACATCGCCGTGGCCCGCGACGTGGGCCTGAAAGCCATCCACTTCACGGGGCTTCAGGCCTTCGCCCGCGACTTCGCGGCCTACTTTCCGGGGCTCCTGCCCCTGGCGCCGGATGGCTCCGGCAGGGAGGAGCGGTAA
- the pssA gene encoding CDP-diacylglycerol--serine O-phosphatidyltransferase produces the protein MDEQRKSSLRRRGVYILPNLMTTASMFAGFLGMTMAINGAYESAAWAVLVSCVLDGLDGKIARLTHTASEFGVQLDSLADLVAFGVTPALLTYLWQLRAYGRLGLMACFLFMACAALRLARFNVQTSSAGKLLFTGLPTPAAGCTLATLVLFHETLPPSAVHAIMAPLCLILAYGLSFLMVSKIRYFAFKEYGWFKAHAMGSLVTAVLLFVLVASEPALLLFPIFAFYMVSGIVYTFIVLPRRRPRLLGDQSQGLS, from the coding sequence GTGGACGAACAAAGGAAGAGCTCGCTCCGGAGAAGGGGCGTCTACATCCTGCCCAACCTCATGACCACGGCGAGCATGTTCGCCGGGTTCCTGGGCATGACCATGGCCATCAACGGCGCGTACGAATCCGCCGCCTGGGCCGTGCTCGTCTCCTGCGTGCTCGACGGCCTGGACGGCAAGATCGCCCGCCTGACCCACACTGCCAGCGAGTTCGGCGTCCAGCTCGACTCCCTGGCCGACCTCGTGGCCTTCGGCGTCACCCCGGCCCTGCTCACCTATCTCTGGCAGCTGCGCGCCTACGGCCGCCTGGGCCTCATGGCCTGCTTCCTGTTCATGGCCTGCGCGGCCCTGCGCCTGGCCCGCTTCAACGTCCAGACGTCCAGCGCAGGCAAGCTGCTCTTCACCGGCCTGCCCACCCCGGCCGCGGGCTGCACCCTGGCCACGCTGGTCCTGTTCCACGAGACCCTGCCGCCGAGCGCGGTGCACGCCATCATGGCGCCGCTCTGCCTCATCCTGGCCTACGGGCTCTCCTTCCTCATGGTCAGCAAGATCCGCTACTTCGCCTTCAAGGAGTACGGCTGGTTCAAGGCCCACGCCATGGGCTCCCTGGTCACCGCCGTGCTGCTCTTCGTGCTCGTGGCTTCCGAGCCCGCGCTCCTGCTTTTCCCGATCTTCGCCTTCTACATGGTCTCCGGCATCGTCTACACCTTCATTGTCCTGCCGCGCCGCCGCCCTCGCCTCCTAGGCGACCAGTCTCAGGGGCTATCCTAG
- a CDS encoding phosphatidylserine decarboxylase family protein, with the protein MKRPSIALAPEGVPYIFMFAFAGIVFALLRWPFLAVLGLAATIFSLHFFRDPERVPPHDEDVAVAPADGKVVKVGQAEDPITREPRTVICIFMNVFDVHVNRAPAAGTVTRIEYIPGAFLNASLDKASEDNERCMLRIEDGERSWTVVQIAGLVARRIVTWADTGDALTRGLRFGMIKFGSRVDVYLPHDYEPCVAEGERTVAGQTALARPKRGKGV; encoded by the coding sequence ATGAAGCGACCGAGCATCGCGCTGGCCCCGGAGGGCGTGCCCTACATCTTCATGTTCGCCTTCGCGGGGATCGTCTTCGCGCTGCTGCGCTGGCCCTTCCTGGCCGTTCTCGGCCTGGCGGCCACGATCTTCTCGCTGCACTTCTTCCGCGACCCGGAGCGCGTGCCGCCGCACGACGAGGACGTGGCCGTGGCCCCGGCAGACGGCAAGGTGGTCAAAGTGGGCCAGGCCGAGGACCCCATCACCCGCGAGCCGCGCACCGTGATCTGCATCTTCATGAACGTCTTCGACGTGCACGTGAACCGCGCCCCTGCCGCGGGCACCGTGACGCGCATCGAATACATCCCCGGCGCCTTCCTGAACGCCTCCCTGGACAAGGCCTCCGAGGACAACGAGCGCTGCATGCTGCGCATCGAGGACGGCGAGCGGTCCTGGACCGTGGTCCAGATCGCGGGTCTGGTGGCGCGGCGCATCGTCACCTGGGCGGACACCGGAGATGCATTGACGCGCGGGCTTCGCTTCGGCATGATCAAGTTCGGCTCGCGGGTTGACGTCTATCTCCCGCATGACTATGAGCCGTGTGTTGCCGAAGGCGAGCGGACCGTGGCGGGGCAGACCGCCCTGGCCAGGCCGAAGCGCGGCAAAGGCGTCTGA
- a CDS encoding histidine kinase dimerization/phospho-acceptor domain-containing protein, whose translation MDTLSPMLVTHLSPPLTRLRFFREQLGISPGVSDVLAPWRQAFLGRKEAMSEFLYRLISGYAQTKIVLQHQTSEERLRHNWQGWYERLWQDPQSDEFLSALWRSGTRHVQYGVDHRFISLAYSHVHRFCEAEVRSIVPQDEQAAVAQALNGLFDLCLLVETDAFINSASRCDLDVMAGVAHQIRNPLMIIGGNAAALMRSAAEDTRARQAGETIIDEAKRLERMVKNVGVYVTTLSREPVFAKVEIEPLLQEMVELLRGEKALDGCRVSLELDPEARVAEADRETLLPLFYHLLQNAAEATDPGDPRLTITSRPSRIMPGFVELRIFNTGDLPKNVSEESLFLPFHSSKAYGTGFGLPIARLAARKNFGTVELSRAPDKGTYVDVVLPGPGAVDASGLFVKT comes from the coding sequence ATGGATACCCTCTCTCCCATGCTCGTCACCCACCTCTCTCCCCCGCTGACGCGGCTGCGCTTCTTCCGCGAGCAGCTCGGCATCTCGCCCGGGGTCAGCGACGTTCTCGCGCCCTGGCGCCAGGCCTTCCTCGGCCGCAAGGAGGCCATGAGCGAATTCCTGTACAGACTCATCTCGGGCTACGCGCAGACCAAGATCGTTCTCCAGCACCAGACCTCCGAGGAGCGGCTGCGCCACAACTGGCAGGGGTGGTACGAGCGGCTGTGGCAAGACCCGCAGAGCGACGAATTCCTCTCCGCGCTGTGGCGCAGCGGAACGCGTCACGTGCAGTACGGGGTGGACCACCGCTTCATCAGCCTGGCCTACTCGCACGTGCACCGCTTCTGCGAGGCCGAGGTCCGGAGCATCGTGCCCCAGGACGAGCAGGCCGCCGTGGCGCAGGCGCTGAACGGCCTCTTCGACCTCTGCCTGCTGGTGGAGACCGACGCCTTCATCAACAGCGCCAGCCGCTGCGACCTCGACGTCATGGCCGGCGTGGCCCACCAGATCAGGAACCCGCTGATGATCATCGGCGGCAACGCGGCGGCGCTCATGCGCAGCGCGGCCGAGGACACGCGCGCCCGCCAGGCCGGGGAGACGATCATCGACGAGGCCAAGCGGCTCGAGCGCATGGTCAAGAACGTGGGCGTCTACGTCACCACCCTCTCGCGCGAGCCCGTCTTCGCCAAGGTGGAGATCGAGCCCCTGCTGCAGGAGATGGTCGAGCTCCTGCGAGGCGAGAAGGCCCTGGACGGCTGCCGCGTGAGCCTCGAACTCGATCCGGAGGCGCGCGTGGCCGAGGCTGACCGCGAGACCCTCCTGCCGCTCTTCTACCACCTCCTGCAGAACGCCGCCGAGGCCACGGACCCGGGCGATCCGCGCCTGACGATCACCTCGCGCCCGTCGCGCATCATGCCCGGCTTCGTGGAGCTGCGCATCTTCAACACCGGCGACCTGCCGAAGAACGTCTCCGAGGAGAGCCTGTTCCTGCCTTTCCACTCCTCCAAGGCGTACGGCACAGGCTTCGGCCTGCCCATCGCCCGGCTCGCCGCGCGCAAGAACTTCGGCACCGTGGAGCTCTCTCGCGCGCCTGACAAGGGAACCTACGTGGACGTGGTCCTGCCCGGCCCGGGCGCCGTGGACGCCAGCGGCCTGTTCGTGAAGACCTAG